The following are encoded together in the Pseudoalteromonas ruthenica genome:
- a CDS encoding cryptochrome/photolyase family protein: MSENYKEIRLILGDQLNAQHSWFEHKCDDVLYIIAELHQEMQYTQHHIQKVCAFFAAMARFAEALELAGHRVLHLTLDDTQGYDDLAHLLQAQVKRFSANTLSYQLPDEYRLYEQLRDLNLGADITLNAYDSEHFLLGFNELSDYFQADTHHTMEQFYRKMRRRFKVLMQGDKPLGERWNFDKENRNKLNQQDLTELPQPLCFDNDVRSIKERITRHKVSTIGQGSDRLLWPVSRKQAKQLLRYFCDHLLPCFGTFQDAMTCQSDSQWSLYHSRLSFALNSKMLHPMQVINAATSAYEQSDGAINLAQVEGFIRQILGWREYVRGIYWANMPKYSSLNTLEASAPLPEFFWHGKTNMACLSHAIGQSLDYAYAHHIQRLMITGNFCLLLGVDPDAVDAWYLGIYVDAIEWVEMPNTRGMSQFADGGIIATKPYSSGGNYINKMSDYCKHCHYNVREKVGEQACPFNSLYWHFMVRHRQRFGNNHRIGMIYRNWDKQDKRQQQQVLERAQWCIDNVEKL, encoded by the coding sequence ATGAGTGAAAACTACAAAGAAATCCGCCTTATTCTCGGCGATCAGTTAAATGCGCAACATAGCTGGTTTGAACACAAGTGCGACGATGTACTGTATATCATTGCTGAGCTACACCAAGAAATGCAGTATACCCAGCATCATATTCAAAAAGTGTGTGCTTTTTTCGCTGCCATGGCTCGCTTTGCCGAAGCCCTGGAATTAGCTGGGCACCGTGTTCTTCACCTGACTCTCGATGATACACAGGGTTATGATGATTTAGCGCACCTACTCCAGGCCCAGGTGAAGCGCTTTAGTGCCAATACCCTCAGCTACCAACTGCCTGATGAATATCGCTTATATGAGCAACTGCGCGACTTAAACCTCGGTGCAGACATCACCTTGAACGCCTATGATAGTGAACACTTCTTGTTGGGCTTTAATGAGCTGAGCGATTACTTTCAGGCCGACACCCATCACACTATGGAGCAGTTTTACCGTAAAATGCGCCGACGCTTTAAGGTGTTGATGCAGGGCGACAAGCCTTTGGGAGAGCGGTGGAATTTTGATAAAGAAAATCGCAATAAGCTAAACCAACAAGACCTCACCGAACTGCCTCAGCCACTGTGCTTTGATAACGATGTGCGTAGCATCAAAGAGCGCATCACCCGCCATAAGGTAAGTACTATAGGCCAAGGCAGTGACAGACTGTTATGGCCTGTGAGCCGCAAACAGGCAAAGCAATTACTGCGCTATTTTTGTGACCACTTACTGCCTTGTTTTGGTACCTTCCAAGATGCCATGACCTGTCAAAGTGACAGCCAGTGGAGCCTTTATCACAGCCGGTTATCATTCGCGCTAAACAGTAAAATGCTGCACCCCATGCAAGTGATCAACGCGGCCACTTCGGCCTATGAGCAAAGTGATGGCGCCATAAACCTAGCTCAGGTTGAAGGCTTTATTCGACAAATCCTCGGTTGGCGTGAGTATGTGCGTGGGATTTACTGGGCTAACATGCCCAAATATAGCTCGTTAAATACTCTAGAGGCCTCGGCGCCACTGCCGGAGTTTTTCTGGCATGGAAAAACCAATATGGCCTGTCTTAGCCACGCTATTGGCCAAAGCCTTGATTATGCCTACGCCCACCATATCCAACGCTTAATGATCACCGGCAATTTTTGCTTACTACTGGGCGTTGACCCCGATGCCGTCGATGCCTGGTACTTAGGTATTTATGTAGACGCCATTGAATGGGTGGAAATGCCCAACACTCGGGGCATGAGCCAATTTGCCGATGGCGGCATTATTGCTACCAAACCTTACAGCAGTGGTGGCAACTACATCAACAAAATGAGCGATTACTGCAAACACTGCCACTATAACGTTCGCGAAAAAGTAGGCGAGCAGGCATGCCCATTTAACAGTCTTTACTGGCACTTTATGGTTCGCCACCGTCAGCGCTTTGGGAATAATCACCGCATCGGCATGATATACCGAAATTGGGATAAACAAGATAAACGCCAGCAACAGCAGGTGTTAGAACGAGCGCAGTGGTGCATCGATAATGTAGAGAAATTATAA
- a CDS encoding Fis family transcriptional regulator — protein sequence MRKTDKKKDNTLRKALTRFCNEHCEPLSGFEWLTHVIDWQRADSIRVIVVFTTDEQLRSFLGSQMRPQLEAQLMAVLKAEDLAMHNPKKQIVYDTEQQCKVGHNGNWARRLSHL from the coding sequence ATGCGTAAAACTGATAAGAAAAAAGACAACACACTGCGCAAAGCGCTGACCCGCTTTTGTAATGAACATTGTGAGCCGTTGTCAGGTTTTGAGTGGCTGACCCACGTTATTGATTGGCAGCGAGCCGACAGCATCAGAGTGATTGTGGTGTTCACCACCGATGAACAGTTACGTTCCTTTTTAGGCTCACAAATGCGCCCGCAATTGGAAGCGCAGTTGATGGCGGTGCTCAAGGCCGAGGACTTAGCTATGCACAACCCGAAAAAACAGATAGTCTACGACACTGAACAGCAGTGCAAAGTAGGCCACAATGGTAACTGGGCACGGCGATTAAGCCACCTTTAG
- a CDS encoding DEAD/DEAH box helicase has protein sequence MSEPVTFESLHLSPATLKAVSELGYETPSEIQAQCIPLLLDKKDVLGMAQTGTGKTAAFALPLLNNLDADAKYPQVLVLTPTRELAIQVAEAFEQYAKFTKGVEVLALYGGQSYGIQLSALRRGAQIIVATPGRLLDHISRKSIDLSRLSALVLDEADEMLRMGFIDDVESIMAQTPEDKQTCLFSATMPKQIQSICKTYLQDAEQVRITPRNSTVSTIEQVYWQARVHKNKAIVRFLEAEDFDAAIVFVRTRNDTVQLAELLEREGFSAAPLNGDMNQQARERTVDRLKNGLLDIVIATDVAARGLDVERISLVVNYDIPQDSEAYVHRIGRTGRAGRQGKAILFVKGNERYLLKNIMRHTKSDIAQVELPSAKVVEQKRIDGLEKKVAAALEHKDSEFFAQVANTLGNKLQLSQGDLAAALLYLAQQQSPLKVEEIKAKERPERGERSERKGDRRRDGEKPRRERRDANTPMDTYRIEVGREHGVQVKNIVGAIANEADISSKFIGDIRLYDAHSTVELPKGMPEDKLAHFQKVYICKRPMKLTLSQSEARAPREAREPRGEGKKRSFRDPNAKGRGQRKERKAVSFQ, from the coding sequence ATGTCAGAACCAGTCACCTTTGAGTCGTTACACCTTTCTCCTGCTACTTTAAAAGCAGTGAGCGAATTGGGTTATGAGACTCCTTCCGAGATCCAAGCTCAATGTATTCCTCTTTTACTCGACAAAAAGGACGTATTGGGAATGGCACAAACAGGCACGGGTAAAACCGCCGCCTTTGCCTTACCATTGTTGAATAACTTGGATGCGGATGCGAAATATCCGCAAGTGCTTGTGCTTACTCCCACCCGTGAACTCGCAATCCAGGTTGCAGAAGCATTCGAGCAATACGCAAAATTTACTAAGGGCGTAGAAGTACTCGCGCTTTACGGCGGCCAAAGCTACGGTATTCAGCTCAGCGCCCTACGTCGCGGTGCGCAAATCATTGTCGCGACTCCGGGTCGTCTACTTGATCACATCAGTCGTAAATCTATCGACCTATCACGCTTAAGTGCATTGGTATTGGATGAAGCCGACGAAATGCTACGCATGGGCTTTATCGATGATGTGGAAAGCATCATGGCGCAAACACCAGAAGACAAGCAAACTTGTTTGTTCTCGGCGACCATGCCAAAACAGATTCAGTCTATTTGCAAAACCTATTTGCAAGACGCAGAGCAAGTGCGTATTACGCCACGCAACAGCACAGTATCCACTATCGAGCAAGTGTACTGGCAAGCGCGTGTACACAAAAACAAAGCCATTGTGCGCTTTTTAGAAGCCGAAGACTTTGATGCTGCCATTGTATTTGTGCGTACTCGTAACGACACCGTGCAGTTGGCTGAGCTCCTCGAGCGCGAAGGCTTCTCTGCCGCACCATTAAACGGTGATATGAACCAGCAGGCGCGTGAGCGCACCGTTGACCGCCTTAAAAATGGTTTACTTGATATTGTTATTGCCACCGACGTGGCAGCACGAGGCCTAGATGTTGAACGCATCAGCCTAGTGGTTAACTATGATATCCCACAAGACAGCGAAGCCTATGTACACCGTATCGGCCGTACTGGCCGTGCAGGTCGTCAAGGTAAAGCTATTTTGTTCGTTAAGGGCAATGAGCGTTACCTACTTAAGAACATTATGCGCCACACCAAAAGCGACATCGCTCAGGTAGAACTGCCGAGCGCTAAAGTCGTTGAGCAAAAGCGTATTGATGGTCTAGAGAAGAAAGTGGCTGCTGCGCTAGAGCACAAAGACAGTGAGTTCTTTGCGCAAGTAGCCAATACCCTAGGTAACAAGTTGCAATTGAGCCAAGGTGACTTAGCCGCCGCGCTACTTTATCTGGCACAGCAACAGTCGCCGTTGAAGGTCGAGGAAATCAAAGCGAAGGAACGTCCAGAGCGTGGTGAACGCAGTGAGCGCAAAGGCGATCGTCGTCGCGACGGTGAAAAACCTCGCCGCGAGCGTCGTGATGCTAACACACCAATGGATACGTACCGTATTGAGGTGGGTCGCGAGCACGGTGTACAAGTTAAAAATATCGTCGGTGCCATTGCTAATGAAGCGGATATCTCCAGCAAGTTTATTGGCGACATTCGTTTATATGACGCTCACAGTACCGTTGAGCTACCAAAGGGTATGCCTGAGGACAAGCTGGCGCACTTCCAAAAAGTGTATATCTGCAAGCGTCCTATGAAGCTGACACTTAGCCAAAGCGAAGCACGTGCACCACGTGAGGCACGTGAACCACGAGGTGAAGGCAAAAAGCGCAGTTTCCGCGACCCTAACGCTAAAGGCCGTGGCCAGCGTAAAGAGCGCAAAGCAGTGAGCTTTCAATAA
- a CDS encoding LabA-like NYN domain-containing protein — protein sequence MPTAAIFVDVQNIYYTCRESFARNFDYNAFWREVSAKYEIVTAIAYAIDRGDSKQREFQNILRAIGFEVKLKPYIQRADGSAKGDWDVGITLDAMEYGTQTDTTILLSGDGDFDMLVAKLRHECNKRVEVYSCAPLTATSLINAASHFRAIDDTLLLG from the coding sequence ATGCCTACAGCGGCCATTTTTGTAGATGTACAAAATATATATTACACCTGCCGTGAGAGCTTTGCGCGTAACTTTGACTACAACGCCTTTTGGCGTGAGGTAAGCGCTAAGTACGAAATAGTCACCGCCATTGCTTATGCCATTGATCGTGGCGATAGCAAACAACGAGAATTCCAAAATATCCTCCGAGCCATTGGCTTTGAGGTCAAGCTGAAACCCTATATTCAGCGTGCTGATGGTTCGGCTAAAGGCGATTGGGATGTGGGTATCACCCTTGATGCTATGGAGTATGGAACGCAAACGGATACCACCATTTTACTCTCTGGTGACGGTGATTTCGATATGCTCGTCGCCAAGCTACGTCATGAATGTAATAAGCGCGTCGAAGTGTACAGTTGTGCGCCGTTGACGGCGACATCCTTGATCAATGCCGCCAGCCATTTCCGCGCTATAGACGATACGCTATTGTTGGGCTAA
- a CDS encoding TlpA family protein disulfide reductase — protein sequence MKKILLQIIVIAIVFFAVSAFQQRNLLSTDHTPAPYFALTQLNEQGRYSIKELQGQTTVVYFFAPWCSICKVSMPNLQSAMDDGDINAVAVALDYQSEQQVQDFVADLSLSMPILLGSAQTAKQYKISAFPTYYVIDESLRITARSMGYSSELGIKYRGRDE from the coding sequence ATGAAAAAAATTTTATTGCAGATTATTGTTATTGCGATCGTTTTCTTTGCTGTCAGCGCATTTCAACAGCGCAATCTGCTCAGTACCGATCACACCCCCGCGCCTTACTTTGCCTTAACACAACTCAATGAACAGGGGCGATACAGCATCAAAGAACTCCAAGGGCAAACCACCGTGGTATACTTTTTTGCGCCATGGTGCTCTATCTGCAAGGTGTCCATGCCTAACTTACAATCGGCAATGGATGATGGCGATATTAACGCTGTGGCCGTTGCCCTTGATTATCAAAGTGAGCAACAAGTGCAAGATTTTGTCGCTGACCTCTCTTTATCCATGCCCATACTTTTAGGTAGCGCACAAACCGCCAAGCAATATAAAATATCTGCATTCCCAACCTATTATGTTATTGATGAATCACTGCGCATAACTGCCCGCTCTATGGGCTACTCCAGTGAATTAGGCATAAAATACCGAGGTAGAGATGAATAA
- a CDS encoding Kelch repeat-containing protein encodes MNKRHCFVAALSMLCAPTWATKPLPALPEPVTNNAVAQVTTEQGPYFISFMGLGAGKSHEDVHNKVWALKIGQGQWQGKKSVPASTELKGRLAATAVGVGPYAYVFGGYTVADDHSEISAPDAYRFDVLTNSYQRLADMPVPVDDSVALNYQDKFIYLISGWHNDGNVNLVQVYDIANNAWQQASPFLGEPVFGHAGAIKGNIMVVCDGVKTVAYIDKRRGFDGKAQCFKGIIHPDKPTKIDWRMISHPTGKSHYRMAAGTINGQLVFMAGSPNPYNYNGIGYNGKPSSPSNQVWRFDTDSNRWQRLEHAQQGTMDHRGLLSHQGTAYRIGGMGEKQKVLDVVTPYRYSF; translated from the coding sequence ATGAATAAACGACATTGCTTTGTCGCGGCGCTGAGCATGCTCTGCGCGCCAACGTGGGCTACAAAACCCCTGCCAGCGTTACCCGAGCCAGTGACCAATAATGCGGTCGCCCAAGTGACAACGGAACAAGGGCCTTATTTTATTAGCTTCATGGGGTTAGGTGCTGGGAAAAGTCACGAGGACGTGCACAATAAAGTGTGGGCATTAAAAATTGGCCAGGGGCAATGGCAAGGCAAAAAAAGTGTTCCCGCCAGTACCGAATTAAAAGGCCGATTGGCGGCGACTGCTGTGGGGGTCGGTCCATACGCTTATGTTTTTGGTGGCTATACCGTGGCCGACGATCACAGTGAAATTTCAGCGCCCGACGCCTATCGTTTTGATGTGCTAACCAACAGCTACCAGCGCCTCGCCGATATGCCCGTGCCTGTCGATGATAGCGTTGCGTTGAATTACCAAGACAAGTTTATCTACTTGATCAGTGGCTGGCACAATGATGGCAACGTGAACTTAGTACAAGTCTATGACATTGCTAATAATGCTTGGCAACAAGCGTCGCCATTTTTAGGCGAGCCGGTATTTGGTCACGCCGGTGCAATTAAAGGTAATATCATGGTGGTGTGTGATGGCGTAAAAACCGTTGCTTATATTGATAAACGCCGAGGCTTCGATGGCAAAGCCCAATGTTTTAAAGGGATCATCCACCCCGACAAGCCAACAAAAATTGATTGGCGTATGATTAGCCACCCCACCGGCAAGAGTCATTATCGTATGGCAGCGGGAACAATCAATGGCCAGCTGGTGTTTATGGCGGGCTCCCCTAACCCTTATAACTACAACGGTATCGGCTATAATGGTAAACCCAGTTCGCCGTCAAATCAGGTATGGCGTTTCGATACTGATTCTAATCGTTGGCAACGTTTAGAGCATGCCCAACAGGGCACCATGGACCACCGGGGTTTACTGAGTCACCAAGGCACCGCCTATCGCATTGGCGGCATGGGCGAAAAGCAAAAGGTGCTCGACGTGGTCACCCCTTATCGATATTCATTTTAG
- a CDS encoding GrxA family glutaredoxin: MLTVIFGREGCPFCVRAKDVAEQLTQSRDDFKYRYIDIVKEGISKADLEKSAGKPCETVPQIFIDQAHIGGFTEFEAYAKENLGLYQD; the protein is encoded by the coding sequence ATGCTAACTGTTATTTTTGGCCGTGAAGGGTGCCCTTTCTGCGTACGCGCAAAAGATGTTGCCGAGCAACTGACGCAAAGCCGCGATGATTTCAAATACCGCTATATCGATATCGTTAAAGAAGGGATCAGCAAAGCGGATTTAGAAAAATCAGCCGGCAAACCATGTGAAACAGTGCCGCAGATCTTTATCGATCAGGCGCACATTGGTGGGTTTACTGAGTTCGAAGCTTACGCGAAAGAAAATTTAGGTCTATACCAAGACTAA
- a CDS encoding Hsp20 family protein: MRTVDLSPLYRSFIGFDHLASLMDAAARTDKQPSYPPYNIEALGKDQYRITMAVAGFSEDELSIESENNTLKVAGIKADKDDKQERKFIHQGIAERNFERKFQLGDHVKVLGAGLENGLLVIDLEREIPEALKPRKIEIGSGNLLESK; the protein is encoded by the coding sequence ATGCGTACAGTAGATTTATCACCACTATATCGTTCATTCATCGGTTTTGACCACCTTGCATCACTTATGGATGCGGCGGCACGCACCGACAAGCAGCCAAGCTACCCACCTTACAACATCGAGGCATTGGGTAAAGACCAGTATCGTATCACCATGGCGGTGGCTGGATTCAGCGAAGATGAGCTGAGTATTGAGTCAGAGAACAATACTCTGAAAGTCGCCGGTATTAAGGCTGACAAAGACGACAAGCAAGAGCGAAAATTCATTCATCAAGGTATTGCTGAGCGCAACTTCGAACGTAAGTTCCAGCTTGGCGACCATGTTAAAGTGCTCGGCGCAGGGCTTGAAAACGGGCTCCTAGTCATTGACCTAGAGCGAGAGATCCCTGAAGCCTTGAAGCCACGTAAAATTGAAATAGGTTCTGGCAATTTGCTTGAGAGCAAATAA
- a CDS encoding DASH family cryptochrome produces the protein MKTGLYLFYHDLRLEDNQTLRRLSSQVDRLILAYCPLHTLTVPSRAIYNAREQGPARTAFVEQTLHHLGQALAPYHHSLCCIDNLKTLDELVGVHDITHLGVGHQHGWDERIAIAHIEERYNAIELIQDHDHTLFTLAQLPGPVDELPSTFSQFRKAVESELSADEPLAAPTQLAPSVPVRQNLYIQGDASTSVLTPWFAQSAAHALENYFATDAPSRYKETRNALQGQHFSTALSPWLANGALSARLMLSKLRNYEAQHGANESTYWIYFELLWREYFQWLAIKQGKQLYCFAGANSAKPQTSFYAQRYQAWCQGNTPYALVNALMHELNTTGWMSNRGRQIVASCFVNELNLDWRYGAAYFERMLIDYDSASNYGNWQYIAGVGADPRGGRHFNLAKQQQQFDPDGEFISRWQGEASQSDIDYQDYTGWPQQGVTHE, from the coding sequence ATGAAAACGGGGCTCTATCTTTTTTATCACGATCTGAGATTAGAAGACAATCAGACACTTAGGCGATTATCTTCACAAGTTGATCGGCTTATATTGGCGTATTGTCCGTTGCACACACTCACTGTGCCATCGCGCGCCATTTACAATGCTCGCGAGCAAGGGCCTGCGCGCACTGCATTTGTTGAGCAAACACTACACCACCTAGGCCAAGCACTAGCGCCTTATCATCACTCACTGTGCTGCATTGATAATCTTAAGACACTCGACGAACTGGTTGGCGTTCATGACATCACTCACCTAGGCGTAGGGCATCAGCATGGCTGGGATGAGCGAATAGCTATCGCTCATATTGAAGAGCGCTACAACGCTATTGAGCTGATTCAAGATCATGATCATACGCTGTTCACCTTGGCACAACTCCCAGGCCCTGTGGATGAGCTACCCAGCACCTTTAGTCAATTCCGCAAAGCCGTTGAGTCTGAGCTAAGTGCCGATGAACCGCTTGCAGCGCCAACACAGCTTGCTCCTAGCGTCCCCGTTAGGCAAAACCTTTATATCCAAGGTGATGCATCCACCTCTGTACTCACGCCTTGGTTTGCACAAAGCGCTGCACACGCGCTTGAGAACTATTTTGCGACGGATGCACCCAGTCGCTATAAAGAAACGCGCAACGCGCTTCAAGGTCAGCACTTTTCGACGGCACTGTCACCTTGGTTAGCAAACGGCGCTTTAAGTGCACGCCTGATGCTCAGCAAATTGCGTAACTATGAAGCACAGCACGGTGCCAACGAATCAACGTACTGGATTTACTTTGAACTATTGTGGCGCGAGTACTTTCAGTGGCTGGCTATAAAACAAGGTAAGCAATTATATTGTTTTGCAGGCGCCAATAGCGCTAAGCCACAAACCAGCTTTTACGCTCAGCGCTACCAAGCGTGGTGCCAAGGCAACACCCCCTATGCGTTGGTTAACGCCCTGATGCATGAACTTAATACCACCGGCTGGATGTCCAATCGGGGCAGGCAAATTGTTGCTAGCTGCTTTGTCAACGAACTCAATCTTGATTGGCGTTATGGCGCCGCCTATTTTGAACGCATGTTGATTGATTACGACAGCGCCAGCAACTATGGCAATTGGCAATATATCGCGGGTGTAGGCGCCGACCCTCGTGGCGGCCGTCATTTCAATCTAGCGAAACAACAACAGCAATTTGATCCCGATGGCGAGTTTATTAGCCGTTGGCAAGGCGAAGCGAGCCAAAGCGACATCGACTATCAAGATTACACCGGCTGGCCCCAACAAGGGGTGACTCATGAGTGA
- a CDS encoding peptidyl-prolyl cis-trans isomerase — MGFRIFIWIGLIGLSFSSFSQLPSNAEVRFMRTVYQQHSADLAAHTRQRLVENAFLLHQAHQRFPSLVVRQATVGFNNHYHVRRYLLSAWQAQGWLDDNAIAPLALNPAYNDDWLRRTLGNYPADGALNQATVNKLAGIKLLDATALSNTLNMADFYQSMSMQIKYKLHQGDMSVFHSELQRWHQFRQSALLVSPLLKSHQFSLERLQDIALADILRPSLLTELGVQQTMHGSSAELERLKQDIKEQDIVAYYERHRERFRYIAKVRAYGVQFDQHEQAQKFYQQAKSQGFISAMGDKENVFGKQNSVLSRDNDSAPVFAKQLAFTLPTDTLSRPVRTPENKWLVLMSTEKAYEYYAKNSETVRYQAIEALAKEQAQQNYEAQFKAWRARMEAAG; from the coding sequence ATGGGGTTCAGGATTTTTATCTGGATAGGCCTTATTGGCCTATCTTTTTCGTCATTCTCGCAACTGCCGAGCAATGCTGAAGTGCGCTTTATGCGCACTGTATACCAACAACACAGTGCCGATTTAGCGGCGCACACCCGTCAAAGGTTGGTGGAGAATGCTTTTTTGCTACACCAAGCACATCAGCGTTTTCCATCATTAGTGGTTCGCCAAGCTACCGTGGGCTTCAACAATCACTATCATGTGCGCCGCTACTTACTGAGCGCTTGGCAGGCTCAAGGCTGGTTAGACGACAATGCCATAGCGCCGTTGGCGCTTAACCCTGCTTACAATGATGATTGGTTACGCCGCACACTGGGGAACTACCCGGCCGATGGTGCACTCAATCAAGCCACCGTGAATAAGCTCGCAGGCATCAAGCTACTGGATGCCACGGCATTATCTAACACCTTGAACATGGCAGATTTTTACCAGAGCATGTCGATGCAGATAAAATATAAGTTGCATCAAGGTGACATGTCCGTATTTCATAGCGAGTTGCAACGTTGGCATCAATTTCGTCAAAGCGCCCTATTGGTGAGCCCTCTGCTCAAGAGCCATCAGTTCAGCCTTGAGCGCCTACAAGACATCGCTTTGGCAGATATTCTTCGCCCTAGCCTATTAACCGAGCTCGGCGTACAACAAACCATGCACGGCAGCAGTGCTGAGCTGGAGCGCCTCAAACAGGACATCAAAGAGCAAGATATCGTTGCCTATTATGAGCGTCACCGCGAGCGCTTTCGCTATATTGCCAAAGTACGAGCTTACGGTGTTCAGTTTGATCAGCATGAGCAAGCGCAAAAGTTCTATCAACAAGCCAAAAGTCAGGGTTTTATTAGCGCAATGGGCGACAAAGAAAACGTATTCGGCAAACAAAATAGCGTATTAAGTCGCGATAACGACAGCGCCCCGGTATTTGCCAAGCAACTGGCATTCACGTTGCCAACAGATACCTTATCGCGCCCAGTACGCACGCCTGAAAACAAGTGGCTAGTACTAATGAGCACGGAAAAAGCCTATGAATACTATGCTAAAAACAGTGAAACGGTGCGTTACCAAGCCATTGAGGCACTCGCTAAGGAGCAGGCACAGCAGAACTATGAAGCACAATTTAAGGCGTGGCGCGCGCGCATGGAGGCAGCCGGATGA
- a CDS encoding peptidylprolyl isomerase, with protein MAKACAYHILVKSKEECLAIKAKLDKGGDFNKLAKQYSTCPSKKRGGDLGEFQRGTMVKAFDDVVFKKPLLEVHGPVKTKFGYHLIKTVYRS; from the coding sequence ATGGCAAAAGCGTGTGCATATCACATATTAGTGAAGAGCAAAGAAGAGTGCTTGGCTATCAAAGCCAAGTTAGACAAAGGCGGCGACTTTAATAAACTCGCGAAACAATACTCCACCTGTCCATCAAAGAAACGTGGCGGCGATTTGGGTGAATTTCAGCGCGGCACTATGGTCAAAGCCTTTGACGATGTGGTGTTTAAAAAGCCGCTATTGGAAGTACACGGGCCGGTGAAAACCAAGTTTGGTTACCACCTAATTAAAACCGTTTATCGTAGTTAA
- a CDS encoding phospholipase produces MKKQHLIAALLIASAATSQAHAFSQETHKRIVIDAVAYMQQNPNTTAYAELKQYAQQNNMSVDILADLLGQSAYDVDDFEDTFFCGAITGSCVQAPLWGAAKSIVKYTSYWHFQNHSQGADVHGNDFGGYNYQKLTVWGDVDKLAATWLKGDYLDDGQGGETGWFNADSSKYNSYGVTERNYRIGSHSQYSMYDDFEDMPFQPLDNLGQYWYQSYLQSGNPQVLGFVFHTTDLLQPHHTWTTSALNHSSWEGWVKDYYDQEQLNDMSLVRDAMDSFSALDPQQQDIRPLLTQGGAFSYAQGGIVLNSEDHYDRVNTGRLVIPHAIAMVVHLLNHAMEQR; encoded by the coding sequence ATGAAAAAACAACACCTTATTGCCGCACTGCTGATAGCAAGTGCGGCCACCAGCCAAGCACATGCTTTTAGCCAAGAGACTCATAAGCGTATCGTTATCGATGCCGTTGCTTATATGCAGCAGAATCCGAATACCACAGCCTATGCTGAGCTTAAGCAGTATGCACAACAAAACAATATGTCGGTGGACATTCTCGCCGATTTACTGGGCCAGTCAGCTTATGATGTGGATGACTTTGAAGATACCTTCTTTTGCGGTGCAATAACTGGGTCGTGCGTACAAGCGCCACTTTGGGGTGCTGCGAAAAGCATCGTTAAATACACCAGTTATTGGCACTTTCAAAATCACAGCCAAGGTGCCGACGTGCACGGCAATGATTTTGGTGGCTACAATTACCAAAAGCTCACGGTCTGGGGCGATGTAGATAAACTAGCCGCCACATGGCTCAAGGGGGACTACCTCGATGATGGTCAAGGCGGTGAGACCGGTTGGTTCAATGCCGACAGTAGCAAATACAATAGCTATGGCGTCACCGAGCGCAACTACCGTATCGGTAGCCACTCGCAATACAGCATGTACGATGACTTTGAGGATATGCCCTTCCAACCTTTAGATAACTTGGGCCAGTACTGGTATCAAAGCTACCTGCAAAGCGGCAACCCACAGGTGCTGGGATTTGTCTTTCACACCACAGACTTATTGCAACCACACCATACCTGGACAACCTCAGCACTTAACCATTCTAGTTGGGAGGGTTGGGTAAAAGACTACTATGACCAAGAGCAGCTCAATGATATGAGCTTAGTGCGTGATGCCATGGATAGCTTTAGCGCCCTTGACCCACAACAACAAGATATTCGCCCACTCCTCACGCAAGGGGGGGCGTTTAGTTACGCTCAAGGCGGCATCGTACTTAACTCTGAAGATCACTACGATCGGGTCAACACCGGACGCCTTGTTATTCCTCATGCTATTGCCATGGTCGTGCACCTGCTTAACCATGCCATGGAGCAGCGTTAA